In one Oryza glaberrima chromosome 2, OglaRS2, whole genome shotgun sequence genomic region, the following are encoded:
- the LOC127764165 gene encoding DNA repair protein XRCC3 homolog yields MRPAAPARHPSAAASSSSSTNSQQEPRPENPLLLLPSSRAGKLSLGCPVLDRLLSGGLPPASVTEIAGESASGKTQLCLQLALLAPLSPLSASCLFLHSDLPFPLRRLRGLAPKSRPDLLDHVLVAAAHSPSDLISLLSRAQRLLAHPGRLPPVRLILVDSIASLFRADFDASPADLKRRSALFFRISAKLKELAHRHRCVVVVTNQVVDVVEGEAGNTVAWSSGRRVSPALGIAWANCVNTRLFLTRDADGRGCARRRMKVAFAPHLPERACEFVIRRDGVFGVEPSGRCT; encoded by the exons atgcggccggcggcgccggcaaggcatccgtccgccgccgcctcctcctcctcctccaccaacaGCCAGCAAGAGCCGCGCCCGGAgaaccccctcctcctcctcccctcctcccgcgCCGGCAAGCTCTCCCTCGGCTGCCCCGTCCTCGACCGCCTCCTCTCCGGCggcctcccgccggcctccgTCACCGAGATCGCCGGCGAGTCCGCCTCCGGGAAGACCCAGCTCTGCCTTCAGCTCGCCCTCCTCGCCCCGCTCTCCCCGCTCTCCGCCTCCTGCCTCTTCCTCCACTCCgacctccccttccccctccgccgcctccgcggcctcGCCCCCAAATCCCGCCCCGATCTCCTCGACCacgtcctcgtcgccgccgcccactcccCGTCCGACctcatctccctcctctcccgcgcccAGCGCCTCCTCGCCCACCCCGGGCGCCTACCCCCCGTCCGCCTCATCCTCGTCGACTCCATCGCCTCCCTTTTCCGCGCCGACTTCGACGCCTCGCCCGCCGACCTCAAGCGCCGCTCCGCGCTCTTCTTCCGGATATCCGCGAAGCTGAAGGAGCTGGCGCACAGGCACCGgtgcgtggtggtggtgaccaACCAGGTGGTGGACGtggtggagggggaggccggGAACACCGTGGCGTGGTCGTCGGGGCGCCGGGTGAGCCCCGCGCTGGGGATCGCCTGGGCCAACTGCGTCAACACCCGGCTGTTCCTGACCCGGGACGCGGATGGCCGCGGCTGTGCAAGGAGGCGGATGAAGGTGGCATTCGCGCCGCACCTGCCGGAGCGGGCGTGCGAGTTTGTGATACGGAGGGACGGCGTGTTCGGCGTCGAGCCGTCGGGAAG GTGCACCTGA
- the LOC127764163 gene encoding calmodulin-binding protein 60 D-like isoform X2, which produces MQRQGRSLQRSGSKRVLDPTGGGGGDDDDHAAKRPRVPALASVIVEALKVDSLQKLCSSLEPILRRVVSEEVERALAKLGPARIQGRSSPKRIEGPDGRNLQLKFTTRLSLPLFTGGKVEGEQGAAIHVVLLDANTGVAVTSGPESCAKLDVLVLEGDFNNEEDEDWTEEEFESHIVKEREGKRPLLTGDLQVTLKEGVGTIGELIFTDNSSWIRSRKFRLGLRVAPGSFEGIRVREAKTEAFTVKDHRGELYKKHYPPTLKDDVWRLEKIGKDGAFHKKLNASGIYTVEDFLQLLVKDQQRLRSILGSGMSNKMWESLVEHAKTCVLSGKHYVYYAIDSRNVGAIFNNIYEFTGLIADDQFISAENLTDNQKIYADGLVKKAYEDWMHVVEYDGKALLSFKQKKKSVTTRSDTAAAATNSPVSYDSSNTHKQLSQPAKAGQTSTGTTSEDGSRSAYNGNQAGRYAVNSQSIPANVTTQYERSSLTPESQFNGSALQNQVSRGSNMLALGPPQQQHQQNFEFSALGGQSMHPTGLNPFDDWSQPQENRSGVDDYLMEEIRMRSHEILENEEMQQMLRILSMGGASTNLTEDGFAFPNYMPSTPPNFNFGDDRARPPGKAVVGWLKIKAAMRWGIFVRKKAAERRAQLVELED; this is translated from the exons ATGCAGCGGCAGGGGAGGAGCCTGCAGAGGTCGGGCTCGAAGCGTGTGCTCgaccccaccggcggcggcggcggcgacgacgacgaccatgcGGCCAAGCGGCCTCGCGTGCCCGCTCTCGCAAG TGTCATTGTGGAAGCTCTTAAGGTGGATAGTTTGCAGAAGCTTTGTTCATCACTGGAGCCAATTCTTCGTAGAGTT GTAAGCGAAGAGGTAGAGCGTGCTTTAGCCAAGTTGGGTCCTGCCAGAATTCAGGGAAG GTCCTCTCCAAAAAGAATTGAAGGACCTGATGGGAGAAATCTTCAGCTTAAATTTACAACTAGATTATCTCTACCACTGTTTACTGGTGGAAAAGTAGAAGGTGAGCAGGGGGCAGCAATACATGTTGTTCTGCTAGATGCGAACACTGGGGTTGCTGTTACTTCAGGGCCTGAATCGTGTGCAAAACTGGATGTTCTTGTGCTTGAGGGTGACTTCAACAACGAGGAAGATGAGGATTGGACGGAAGAGGAGTTTGAGAGTCACATTGTCAAGGAGCGTGAAGGGAAGAGACCTCTTTTGACAGGTGACCTTCAGGTGACCCTTAAAGAAGGTGTTGGAACCATAGGGGAGCTTATTTTCACTGACAACTCCAGCTGGATAAGAAGCAGAAAATTCAGGCTTGGGCTGAGGGTTGCCCCAGGGTCTTTTGAAGGTATTCGTGTTAGGGAGGCGAAGACAGAAGCTTTTACTGTTAAGGATCACAGAGGGGAAT TGTACAAAAAGCACTATCCACCTACCCTAAAGGATGATGTTTGGAGATTAGAAAAGATTGGCAAGGATGGTGCATTCCACAAGAAGTTAAATGCAAGTGGGATTTATACAGTTGAAGATTTTCTCCAGCTTCTTGTCAAGGATCAGCAGAGGTTACGGAGT attcTTGGCAGTGGAATGTCAAATAAGATGTGGGAAAGCCTTGTTGAGCATGCAAAGACTTGTGTCTTAAGTGGAAAGCACTATGTATATTATGCTATTGACTCAAGAAATGTCGGTGCAATATTCAATAACATCTATGAGTTCACTGGTTTGATTGCTGACGACCAGTTCATTTCAGCAGAAAATCTCACTGACAACCAGAAG ATCTATGCAGATGGATTGGTTAAGAAAGCATATGAGGATTGGATGCATGTTGTAGAATATGATGGCAAGGCACTCCTGAGCTTCAAGCAGAAAAAGAAATCTGTCACAACAAGAAGTGACAcggctgcagcagcaacaaacaGCCCTGTTTCCTATGATTCATCCAACACACACAAACAATTGTCTCAACCAGCAAAAGCAGGGCAAACTTCTACAGGCACTACAAGTGAAG ATGGATCTAGAAGTGCATACAATGGAAATCAGGCAGGACGATATGCAGTCAATTCTCAAAGCATACCTGCAAACGTCACTACACAATATGAGCGGAGTTCACTGACACCTGAAAGCCAGTTCAATGGTTCCGCACTGCAGAATCAAGTTTCTAGGGGCTCCAATATGCTGGCATTGGGACCACCACAGCAACAACATCagcaaaattttgaattctcaGCACTAGGTGGCCAGTCCATGCATCCCACCGGCTTGAATCCTTTCGATGACTGGTCGCAACCGCAGGAGAACCGGAGTGGGGTTGACGACTACCTGATGGAGGAGATCAGGATGCGGAGCCACGAGATATTGGAGAACGAAGAGATGCAACAGATGTTGCGGATTTTGAGCATGGGTGGCGCGTCAACCAACCTGACGGAAGACGGCTTCGCATTTCCTAACTACATGCCATCAACTCCCCCCAACTTCAACTTTGGGGATGACCGTGCCCGCCCACCTGGGAAAGCCGTCGTCGGGTGGCTCAAGATCAAGGCAGCTATGCGCTGGGGCATCTTTGTCAGGAAGAAAGCTGCCGAGAGAAGAGCTCAGCTTGTTGAGCTCGAGGACTAG
- the LOC127764163 gene encoding calmodulin-binding protein 60 D-like isoform X1, giving the protein MQRQGRSLQRSGSKRVLDPTGGGGGDDDDHAAKRPRVPALASVIVEALKVDSLQKLCSSLEPILRRVVSEEVERALAKLGPARIQGRSSPKRIEGPDGRNLQLKFTTRLSLPLFTGGKVEGEQGAAIHVVLLDANTGVAVTSGPESCAKLDVLVLEGDFNNEEDEDWTEEEFESHIVKEREGKRPLLTGDLQVTLKEGVGTIGELIFTDNSSWIRSRKFRLGLRVAPGSFEGIRVREAKTEAFTVKDHRGELYKKHYPPTLKDDVWRLEKIGKDGAFHKKLNASGIYTVEDFLQLLVKDQQRLRSILGSGMSNKMWESLVEHAKTCVLSGKHYVYYAIDSRNVGAIFNNIYEFTGLIADDQFISAENLTDNQKIYADGLVKKAYEDWMHVVEYDGKALLSFKQKKKSVTTRSDTAAAATNSPVSYDSSNTHKQLSQPAKAGQTSTGTTSEADGSRSAYNGNQAGRYAVNSQSIPANVTTQYERSSLTPESQFNGSALQNQVSRGSNMLALGPPQQQHQQNFEFSALGGQSMHPTGLNPFDDWSQPQENRSGVDDYLMEEIRMRSHEILENEEMQQMLRILSMGGASTNLTEDGFAFPNYMPSTPPNFNFGDDRARPPGKAVVGWLKIKAAMRWGIFVRKKAAERRAQLVELED; this is encoded by the exons ATGCAGCGGCAGGGGAGGAGCCTGCAGAGGTCGGGCTCGAAGCGTGTGCTCgaccccaccggcggcggcggcggcgacgacgacgaccatgcGGCCAAGCGGCCTCGCGTGCCCGCTCTCGCAAG TGTCATTGTGGAAGCTCTTAAGGTGGATAGTTTGCAGAAGCTTTGTTCATCACTGGAGCCAATTCTTCGTAGAGTT GTAAGCGAAGAGGTAGAGCGTGCTTTAGCCAAGTTGGGTCCTGCCAGAATTCAGGGAAG GTCCTCTCCAAAAAGAATTGAAGGACCTGATGGGAGAAATCTTCAGCTTAAATTTACAACTAGATTATCTCTACCACTGTTTACTGGTGGAAAAGTAGAAGGTGAGCAGGGGGCAGCAATACATGTTGTTCTGCTAGATGCGAACACTGGGGTTGCTGTTACTTCAGGGCCTGAATCGTGTGCAAAACTGGATGTTCTTGTGCTTGAGGGTGACTTCAACAACGAGGAAGATGAGGATTGGACGGAAGAGGAGTTTGAGAGTCACATTGTCAAGGAGCGTGAAGGGAAGAGACCTCTTTTGACAGGTGACCTTCAGGTGACCCTTAAAGAAGGTGTTGGAACCATAGGGGAGCTTATTTTCACTGACAACTCCAGCTGGATAAGAAGCAGAAAATTCAGGCTTGGGCTGAGGGTTGCCCCAGGGTCTTTTGAAGGTATTCGTGTTAGGGAGGCGAAGACAGAAGCTTTTACTGTTAAGGATCACAGAGGGGAAT TGTACAAAAAGCACTATCCACCTACCCTAAAGGATGATGTTTGGAGATTAGAAAAGATTGGCAAGGATGGTGCATTCCACAAGAAGTTAAATGCAAGTGGGATTTATACAGTTGAAGATTTTCTCCAGCTTCTTGTCAAGGATCAGCAGAGGTTACGGAGT attcTTGGCAGTGGAATGTCAAATAAGATGTGGGAAAGCCTTGTTGAGCATGCAAAGACTTGTGTCTTAAGTGGAAAGCACTATGTATATTATGCTATTGACTCAAGAAATGTCGGTGCAATATTCAATAACATCTATGAGTTCACTGGTTTGATTGCTGACGACCAGTTCATTTCAGCAGAAAATCTCACTGACAACCAGAAG ATCTATGCAGATGGATTGGTTAAGAAAGCATATGAGGATTGGATGCATGTTGTAGAATATGATGGCAAGGCACTCCTGAGCTTCAAGCAGAAAAAGAAATCTGTCACAACAAGAAGTGACAcggctgcagcagcaacaaacaGCCCTGTTTCCTATGATTCATCCAACACACACAAACAATTGTCTCAACCAGCAAAAGCAGGGCAAACTTCTACAGGCACTACAAGTGAAG CAGATGGATCTAGAAGTGCATACAATGGAAATCAGGCAGGACGATATGCAGTCAATTCTCAAAGCATACCTGCAAACGTCACTACACAATATGAGCGGAGTTCACTGACACCTGAAAGCCAGTTCAATGGTTCCGCACTGCAGAATCAAGTTTCTAGGGGCTCCAATATGCTGGCATTGGGACCACCACAGCAACAACATCagcaaaattttgaattctcaGCACTAGGTGGCCAGTCCATGCATCCCACCGGCTTGAATCCTTTCGATGACTGGTCGCAACCGCAGGAGAACCGGAGTGGGGTTGACGACTACCTGATGGAGGAGATCAGGATGCGGAGCCACGAGATATTGGAGAACGAAGAGATGCAACAGATGTTGCGGATTTTGAGCATGGGTGGCGCGTCAACCAACCTGACGGAAGACGGCTTCGCATTTCCTAACTACATGCCATCAACTCCCCCCAACTTCAACTTTGGGGATGACCGTGCCCGCCCACCTGGGAAAGCCGTCGTCGGGTGGCTCAAGATCAAGGCAGCTATGCGCTGGGGCATCTTTGTCAGGAAGAAAGCTGCCGAGAGAAGAGCTCAGCTTGTTGAGCTCGAGGACTAG
- the LOC127761459 gene encoding MLO-like protein 1 produces MAGGGGKAAAAGGEAPAITLEHTPTWIVSAVCFVIVIISLLFERLLHRLGKRLKKSRKKPLYEGLLKVKEELMLLGFISLLLNVFQGLTQKICVKASVMDHLQPCKLDFSGAKTAKTTAHLAAAGVRRLLAGGGAKSDYCEKKGLVPILSVEAIHQLHIFIFVLAVSHVVLSAVTVLLGIAQTRKWQHWENKIQASDENGPQMIKHVQEFPFIKNHFKGHGKRWKTFGWLRSFLKQFYGSVTEEDYVTMRLGFIMKHCRGNPKFNFYKYMIRALEDDFKKVVGISWYLWAMLIIFLLLNVQGWYVYIWISAVPFVMLLVVGTKLEHIITELAHQVAEKHTAIEGELVVSPSDELFWFHRPKIVLLLIHIVLFQNAFEIAFFFWLLVTYGFKSCIMGNKGYVIARLVISVISQLLCGYSTLPLYAIVSHMGTSFKKVIFDENVAEGLANWAQNARRRNARAARTQNVGDSPVDESNVGEVQMTSPPTKSVQQGTARLI; encoded by the exons atggccggagggggagggaaggcggcggcggcgggcggcgaagcGCCGGCGATAACGCTGGAGCACACGCCGACGTGGATCGTCTCCGCCGTCTGcttcgtcatcgtcatcatctcgCTGCTCTTCGAGCGCCTGCTCCACCGCCTGGGCAAG AGGTTGAAGAAGAGCCGCAAGAAGCCGCTCTACGAGGGACTCCTCAAGGTCAAAGAAG AGCTGATGCTGCTGGGGTTCATCTCGCTGCTGCTGAACGTGTTCCAGGGGCTGACGCAGAAGATATGCGTGAAGGCGAGCGTCATGGACCACCTGCAGCCGTGCAAGCTCGACTTCAGCGGCGCCAAGACGGCCAAGACCACCGCGCacttggccgccgccggcgtgagGAGGCTCCTCGCCGGAGGAGGGGCCAAGTCTGACTACTGCGAGAAAAAG GGTTTAGTTCCAATACTTTCAGTTGAAGCCATTCATCAATTACACATATTTATCTTCGTATTAGCGGTCTCCCATGTGGTTCTAAGTGCTGTTACAGTTCTTCTAGGAATCGCACAG ACAAGGAAATGGCAACATTGGGAGAACAAGATCCAAGCAAGTGATGAAAATG GTCcccaaatgatcaaacatgtgcaaGAATTCCCATTTatcaaaaatcattttaaagGACACGGCAAAAGGTGGAAAACATTTGGTTGGctg CGCTCGTTCTTAAAACAATTCTATGGGTCGGTTACTGAGGAGGACTATGTAACCATGCGGCTTGGCTTCATTATG aaACATTGCAGGGGCAATCctaaattcaacttttacaaatACATGATTAGAGCACTGGAGGATGATTTCAAGAAAGTTGTAGGCATTAG TTGGTACCTTTGGGCTATGTTGATAATATTCTTGCTGCTTAATGTTCAAG GATGGTATGTCTATATCTGGATATCGGCAGTCCCATTTGTT atgctACTTGTGGTTGGGACTAAATTGGAGCACATTATTACTGAGCTAGCCCATCAGGTTGCTGAAAAACATACAGCGATTGAAGGGGAGCTCGTAGTATCCCCATCAGATGAGCTATTTTGGTTCCACCGACCAAAAATAGTCCTCTTGTTGATCCACATTGTCTTGTTCCAAAATGCATTTGAAATTGCATTTTTCTTCTGGCTTCTG GTTACATATGGATTCAAATCATGCATTATGGGAAATAAAGGATATGTTATTGCTCGATTGGTCATaag TGTCATCAGTCAACTTCTATGCGGCTACAGCACCCTCCCTCTCTACGCTATTGTCTCTCAT ATGGGAACTTCATTCAAAAAAGTAATATTTGATGAGAATGTGGCCGAAGGACTTGCCAATTGGGCTCAAAATGCTAGAAGGCGTAATGCAAGAGCAGCAAGAACACAAAATGTTGGTGACTCACCGGTTGACGAATCGAATGTTGGTGAAGTTCAAATGACAAGCCCACCAACAAAGTCAGTTCAGCAAGGGACTGCAAGACTAATCTAA
- the LOC127764164 gene encoding ankyrin repeat protein SKIP35-like codes for MVEHGKQLAIPAKVMPLDNAVFTEVEADELSCHGTPAHCAEHGQASLVLKDDQECSASHVHGNGPVEESNGCMPNRRIDEHGQIDFGHSLQLVLFSRQWGLAESLVALADHQLMLDYGLSVALDAIWFLRTEQDLQGLNHLIGKIVESGAKDFARAILRTSLLASCVVACQSKALTLGDSKEIIAQRLHDRLQDCPGGERLQIEAGAKVQKFIEWALQCIHLHRCSEDTECYKANCSTHQEVQFHLSAFKAFLDIAGDNLSGKIFTEAFDAACFPLTLFSTLFEPGWSSGSSAVAIQGLLSLLVEGGAENVNQCFLEASRFGSTELVRILLKIAHQNSLAVDVDLALVYASHYCKFETMACLVDEGHATSFLCPLVKASERGCLQVVQWFVNRHVSDIEMCLAVTTAASCGHFAVATYLLAHIPRHVLEALSPQILKAARGQGSGSFEGVSFLLRSNFLNDAAATYAVADSIATTSTMDIPQDLVDFLKEQWSQAAFAEGVEAGEDHFVNITRVLRRGASPIRLHDLPEPMALAIAYLPLYRACASARGQLLPQRLRGELVEAVGRLGVPVNMENNRRDFLAVLEHYFPSFITGA; via the exons ATGGTAGAGCATGGCAAGCAACTAGCTATCCCTGCAAAGGTGATGCCTTTGGACAATGCAGTGTTCACTGAAGTAGAAGCTGATGAACTTAGCTGCCATGGCACTCCGGCACACTGTGCAGAGCATGGCCAGGCTAGCCTTGTGCTCAAGGATGACCAGGAATGCAGTGCCAGCCATGTTCATGGCAATGGCCCTGTTGAAGAATCAAATGGTTGCATGCCAAACCGGAGGATAGATGAGCATGGACAGATTGATTTTGGGCATTCGCTGCAGTTGGTTTTGTTCTCGCGGCAGTGGGGTCTCGCTGAAAGCCTTGTTGCTCTAGCAGACCATCAGTTAATGCTGGATTATGGTTTGTCCGTTGCTCTTGATGCCATTTGGTTCTTGCGGACGGAGCAGGATCTTCAAGGTCTCAACCATCTGATAGGTAAGATTGTAGAATCAGGGGCGAAGGATTTTGCCAGGGCAATCCTCAGGACTTCATTGCTCGCATCTTGTGTCGTTGCCTGCCAAAGCAAGGCGCTTACTTTAGGTGATAGCAAGGAAATCATAGCTCAGAG ATTACATGATCGTCTACAAGATTGTCCTGGTGGTGAACGTTTACAAATTGAGGCAGGTGCCAAAGTGCAGAAGTTTATAGAATGGGCATTGCAGTGCATTCATCTGCATCGTTGTTCTGAAGATACAGAGTGTTACAAAGCAAACTGCAGCACTCACCAAGAGGTACAGTTCCATCTATCAGCGTTTAAAGCCTTCTTGGACATAGCTGGTGACAATCTCAGTGGCAAGATTTTCACTGAGGCATTCGATGCGGCCTGCTTCCCACTTACACTATTCTCAACTTTATTTGAACCTGGATGGTCTTCTGGGAGTTCAGCAGTTGCCATACAAGGGCTTTTGTCATTGCTGGTGGAAGGAGGTGCTGAGAATGTAAATCAGTGTTTTCTAGAAGCTTCACGTTTTGGAAGTACTGAGCTTGTACGCATTCTGCTAAAG ATTGCTCATCAGAACAGCTTGGCTGTCGATGTCGATCTTGCTCTAGTCTATGCTTCTCACTACTGCAAATTTGAAACGATGGCATGCTTGGTGGATGAAGGGCATGCCACATCTTTCCTTTGTCCCTTAGTAAAAGCTTCTGAGCGTGGTTGCTTGCAGGTTGTCCAGTGGTTTGTCAACCGGCATGTTTCAGACATTGAGATGTGCCTTGCTGTAACAACCGCTGCCTCTTGTGGCCACTTCGCAGTTGCCACCTACCTGCTTGCGCATATCCCCCGGCATGTCCTCGAAGCCCTCAGCCCACAGATTCTCAAAGCTGCGAGGGGacagggtagtgggtcttttgaAGGTGTTTCCTTCCTTCTCCGTTCAAACTTCCTCAACGATGCCGCCGCTACGTATGCAGTTGCAGACAGCATTGCGACCACGAGTACGATGGATATTCCCCAAGACCTGGTTGATTTTCTGAAAGAGCAGTGGTCTCAGGCCGCATTTGCTGAAGGAGTAGAGGCTGGGGAAGATCATTTTGTGAACATCACCAGGGTTCTGAGGAGAGGGGCGTCTCCGATCCGCCTGCATGACCTCCCGGAGCCCATGGCACTCGCTATCGCGTACCTGCCACTGTACCGGGCATGCGCGAGTGCAAGAGGGCAGCTGCTGCCGCAGAGACTGAGGGGGGAACTGGTCGAGGCGGTTGGCCGGCTCGGCGTTCCGGTCAACATGGAAAACAACAGGAGAGATTTCCTGGCGGTTTTGGAGCATTACTTCCCATCATTCATAACTGGAGCTTGA